From the Musa acuminata AAA Group cultivar baxijiao chromosome BXJ1-2, Cavendish_Baxijiao_AAA, whole genome shotgun sequence genome, one window contains:
- the LOC103976131 gene encoding alpha-1,3-arabinosyltransferase XAT3-like isoform X2: protein MGYDQKLIRSSSRVKCRKLHLAFVTTCCCLVSVTLLVGYSVSSTKLSSWLWNHAVPAAAPMAGGRIGSQNLDKRELKPVCDFADARSVVCELEGDIRIHGNSSSILFASSSPASWQMKPHPRKDDPNALSRVTQISVTSFTADGDAPRCAVSGSTPAIVFSTGGYMGNPFHDFTDVLIPLFITSFQFDGEVRFLVGDIAPWWIQKYEPILTGLSRHDIIDLNRDDVVRCFPHVIVGLRFHKEMSIDPSRTQNGLSMLDFGRFVRRSFALRRESATKLGADRDKKPRLLIIARRATRVLENVDQVARAARGLGFEVVVAEAGRKTNLTAFARLVNSCDGMMGVHGAGLANFVFLPMNTTLIQVVPLGQLDELARVDFGTPAEDMEMKYLQYGISEEESTLIERYPRDHTVFKDPTAITKQGWTARRSVYLLNQNVKIDVVRFRDVLIQALEFLRQE, encoded by the exons ATGGGATATGATCAGAAGCTAATTAGGAGCTCCAGCCGAGTGAAATGTCGAAAGCTACATTTAGCTTTTGTCACTACATGTTGTTGTTTGGTCTCAGTAACCCTTCTTGTGGGATATTCTGTGTCTTCCACCAAGC TGAGTTCATGGCTGTGGAATCATGCGGTTCCTGCAGCTGCTCCCATGGCAGGAGGAAGGATCGGTTCTCAAAATCTGG ACAAGCGAGAGTTGAAGCCTGTGTGTGATTTCGCAGACGCAAGATCCGTTGTCTGTGAACTGGAGGGTGATATCAGGATCCATGGCAACTCCTCCTCCATCTTGTTTGCCAGCTCCAGCCCTGCATCATGGCAGATGAAGCCTCACCCCAGGAAGGATGACCCCAACGCACTGTCTCGTGTCACCCAAATCTCCGTGACATCCTTCACCGCCGACGGAGACGCCCCTCGGTGCGCCGTGAGCGGCAGCACGCCTGCCATCGTCTTCTCCACGGGAGGATACATGGGCAACCCGTTCCATGACTTCACCGACGTCCTCATCCCCCTCTTCATCACCTCATTCCAGTTCGACGGCGAAGTCCGGTTCCTGGTGGGCGACATCGCGCCATGGTGGATCCAAAAGTACGAGCCCATTCTCACGGGGCTCTCCCGTCATGACATCATCGACCTGAACCGGGACGACGTCGTCCGCTGCTTCCCCCACGTCATCGTCGGCCTCAGGTTCCACAAGGAGATGAGCATCGACCCCTCGAGGACGCAGAACGGGCTGTCGATGCTCGACTTCGGGCGATTCGTGCGGCGTTCCTTCGCGCTGCGACGGGAGAGCGCGACGAAGCTGGGAGCCGATCGGGACAAGAAGCCGAGACTCCTCATCATCGCCAGGAGGGCGACGAGGGTGTTGGAGAACGTGGACCAAGTAGCTCGAGCGGCTCGAGGGTTGGGCTTCGAGGTGGTGGTGGCGGAGGCGGGAAGGAAGACCAACTTGACTGCGTTCGCGCGGCTGGTGAACTCGTGCGACGGAATGATGGGCGTTCATGGCGCCGGGCTCGCCAACTTCGTCTTCCTCCCCATGAACACGACGCTCATCCAAGTCGTGCCTCTGGGTCAACTGGACGAGCTCGCCAGGGTTGACTTCGGCACGCCCGCAGAAGACATGGAGATGAAGTACTTGCAGTACGGTATAAGTGAAGAGGAAAGCACACTGATAGAGCGGTATCCGAGAGACCATACGGTCTTCAAAGATCCCACAGCCATCACAAAACAAGGGTGGACTGCTCGCAGATCTGTGTATCTACTCAACCAAAACGTGAAGATTGATGTGGTCAGGTTCAGAGATGTGTTGATACAAGCACTCGAGTTTCTTCGTCAAGAGTGA
- the LOC135599079 gene encoding oligoribonuclease-like isoform X1, whose amino-acid sequence MNPSTKEDETRRRGKQLLSAGEGYKMNSISNLFSILHLDAEDDKEQIASLSVAKDETHAKKSDVTKGKGQTSGKNKSSKDDRLQQQTLPSSSGDYKMPLVWIDLEMTGLSIEVDRILEIACVITDGNLTKSVDGPDLVIKQTKECLDNMGEWCREHHGASGLTERVLRSTITEVDAEKQVIDFVKKHVGGHTPQLAGNSVYVDFLFLKKYMPSLAVIFPHTLVDVSSVMALCIRWFPKEKRRAPAKEKRHRAMDDIKESIRELKYYKEVIFKAPNRARQ is encoded by the exons atgaatcccTCCACCAAAGAAGACGAGACGAGACGCCGAGGGAAGCAGCTATTGAGCGCCG GAGAAGGTTATAAGATGAACAGTATTTCAAATCTATTCTCTATTCTTCATTTGGATGCTGAGGATGACAAAGAACAAATAGCCTCTCTTTCTGTTGCCAAGGATGAAACCCATGCCAAAAAGTCAG ATGTAACTAAGGGAAAAGGCCAAACATCAGGAAAAAATAAAAGTTCAAAAGATGATAGATTGCAACAACAAACCCTTCCATCATCATCGGGTGACTACAAAATGCCCCTTGTGTGGATTGACTTGGAAATGACAG GTTTGAGTATTGAAGTTGATCGGATATTGGAGATTGCTTGTGTCATAACAGATGGTAATTTAACCAAATCAGTTgat GGTCCAGATTTGGTTATCAAACAAACAAAGGAGTGCTTGGATAATATGGGGGAATGGTGTCGTGAACATCATGGAGCTAGTG GTTTGACAGAGAGAGTTCTACGAAGCACAATAACAGAGGTGGATGCAGAAAAACAG GTTATAGACTTTGTGAAGAAGCATGTAGGTGGACATACCCCACAATTGGCTGGAAATTCTGTTTATGTGGATTTTCTGTTCTTGAAG AAATATATGCCTTCTCTGGCTGTTATCTTTCCTCACACACTAGTTGATGTTAGTAGTGTTATGGCTTTGTGCATCCGTTGGTTTCCAAAAG AGAAGAGGAGGGCACCTGCAAAGGAGAAAAGGCATAGAGCTATGGATGACATAAAGGAGAGCATAAGGGAACTAAAATACTACAAGGAAGTCATTTTCAAAGCACCAAACAGGGCCAGACAGTAA
- the LOC103976131 gene encoding alpha-1,3-arabinosyltransferase XAT3-like isoform X1, translating into MGYDQKLIRSSSRVKCRKLHLAFVTTCCCLVSVTLLVGYSVSSTKLSSWLWNHAVPAAAPMAGGRIGSQNLAADKRELKPVCDFADARSVVCELEGDIRIHGNSSSILFASSSPASWQMKPHPRKDDPNALSRVTQISVTSFTADGDAPRCAVSGSTPAIVFSTGGYMGNPFHDFTDVLIPLFITSFQFDGEVRFLVGDIAPWWIQKYEPILTGLSRHDIIDLNRDDVVRCFPHVIVGLRFHKEMSIDPSRTQNGLSMLDFGRFVRRSFALRRESATKLGADRDKKPRLLIIARRATRVLENVDQVARAARGLGFEVVVAEAGRKTNLTAFARLVNSCDGMMGVHGAGLANFVFLPMNTTLIQVVPLGQLDELARVDFGTPAEDMEMKYLQYGISEEESTLIERYPRDHTVFKDPTAITKQGWTARRSVYLLNQNVKIDVVRFRDVLIQALEFLRQE; encoded by the exons ATGGGATATGATCAGAAGCTAATTAGGAGCTCCAGCCGAGTGAAATGTCGAAAGCTACATTTAGCTTTTGTCACTACATGTTGTTGTTTGGTCTCAGTAACCCTTCTTGTGGGATATTCTGTGTCTTCCACCAAGC TGAGTTCATGGCTGTGGAATCATGCGGTTCCTGCAGCTGCTCCCATGGCAGGAGGAAGGATCGGTTCTCAAAATCTGG CTGCAGACAAGCGAGAGTTGAAGCCTGTGTGTGATTTCGCAGACGCAAGATCCGTTGTCTGTGAACTGGAGGGTGATATCAGGATCCATGGCAACTCCTCCTCCATCTTGTTTGCCAGCTCCAGCCCTGCATCATGGCAGATGAAGCCTCACCCCAGGAAGGATGACCCCAACGCACTGTCTCGTGTCACCCAAATCTCCGTGACATCCTTCACCGCCGACGGAGACGCCCCTCGGTGCGCCGTGAGCGGCAGCACGCCTGCCATCGTCTTCTCCACGGGAGGATACATGGGCAACCCGTTCCATGACTTCACCGACGTCCTCATCCCCCTCTTCATCACCTCATTCCAGTTCGACGGCGAAGTCCGGTTCCTGGTGGGCGACATCGCGCCATGGTGGATCCAAAAGTACGAGCCCATTCTCACGGGGCTCTCCCGTCATGACATCATCGACCTGAACCGGGACGACGTCGTCCGCTGCTTCCCCCACGTCATCGTCGGCCTCAGGTTCCACAAGGAGATGAGCATCGACCCCTCGAGGACGCAGAACGGGCTGTCGATGCTCGACTTCGGGCGATTCGTGCGGCGTTCCTTCGCGCTGCGACGGGAGAGCGCGACGAAGCTGGGAGCCGATCGGGACAAGAAGCCGAGACTCCTCATCATCGCCAGGAGGGCGACGAGGGTGTTGGAGAACGTGGACCAAGTAGCTCGAGCGGCTCGAGGGTTGGGCTTCGAGGTGGTGGTGGCGGAGGCGGGAAGGAAGACCAACTTGACTGCGTTCGCGCGGCTGGTGAACTCGTGCGACGGAATGATGGGCGTTCATGGCGCCGGGCTCGCCAACTTCGTCTTCCTCCCCATGAACACGACGCTCATCCAAGTCGTGCCTCTGGGTCAACTGGACGAGCTCGCCAGGGTTGACTTCGGCACGCCCGCAGAAGACATGGAGATGAAGTACTTGCAGTACGGTATAAGTGAAGAGGAAAGCACACTGATAGAGCGGTATCCGAGAGACCATACGGTCTTCAAAGATCCCACAGCCATCACAAAACAAGGGTGGACTGCTCGCAGATCTGTGTATCTACTCAACCAAAACGTGAAGATTGATGTGGTCAGGTTCAGAGATGTGTTGATACAAGCACTCGAGTTTCTTCGTCAAGAGTGA
- the LOC135599079 gene encoding oligoribonuclease-like isoform X3, which produces MNPSTKEDETRRRGKQLLSAGEGYKMNSISNLFSILHLDAEDDKEQIASLSVAKDETHAKKSDVTKGKGQTSGKNKSSKDDRLQQQTLPSSSGDYKMPLVWIDLEMTGLSIEVDRILEIACVITDGNLTKSVDGPDLVIKQTKECLDNMGEWCREHHGASGLTERVLRSTITEVDAEKQVIDFVKKHVGGHTPQLAGNSVYVDFLFLKRRGGHLQRRKGIELWMT; this is translated from the exons atgaatcccTCCACCAAAGAAGACGAGACGAGACGCCGAGGGAAGCAGCTATTGAGCGCCG GAGAAGGTTATAAGATGAACAGTATTTCAAATCTATTCTCTATTCTTCATTTGGATGCTGAGGATGACAAAGAACAAATAGCCTCTCTTTCTGTTGCCAAGGATGAAACCCATGCCAAAAAGTCAG ATGTAACTAAGGGAAAAGGCCAAACATCAGGAAAAAATAAAAGTTCAAAAGATGATAGATTGCAACAACAAACCCTTCCATCATCATCGGGTGACTACAAAATGCCCCTTGTGTGGATTGACTTGGAAATGACAG GTTTGAGTATTGAAGTTGATCGGATATTGGAGATTGCTTGTGTCATAACAGATGGTAATTTAACCAAATCAGTTgat GGTCCAGATTTGGTTATCAAACAAACAAAGGAGTGCTTGGATAATATGGGGGAATGGTGTCGTGAACATCATGGAGCTAGTG GTTTGACAGAGAGAGTTCTACGAAGCACAATAACAGAGGTGGATGCAGAAAAACAG GTTATAGACTTTGTGAAGAAGCATGTAGGTGGACATACCCCACAATTGGCTGGAAATTCTGTTTATGTGGATTTTCTGTTCTTGAAG AGAAGAGGAGGGCACCTGCAAAGGAGAAAAGGCATAGAGCTATGGATGACATAA
- the LOC135599079 gene encoding oligoribonuclease-like isoform X2: protein MNSISNLFSILHLDAEDDKEQIASLSVAKDETHAKKSDVTKGKGQTSGKNKSSKDDRLQQQTLPSSSGDYKMPLVWIDLEMTGLSIEVDRILEIACVITDGNLTKSVDGPDLVIKQTKECLDNMGEWCREHHGASGLTERVLRSTITEVDAEKQVIDFVKKHVGGHTPQLAGNSVYVDFLFLKKYMPSLAVIFPHTLVDVSSVMALCIRWFPKEKRRAPAKEKRHRAMDDIKESIRELKYYKEVIFKAPNRARQ from the exons ATGAACAGTATTTCAAATCTATTCTCTATTCTTCATTTGGATGCTGAGGATGACAAAGAACAAATAGCCTCTCTTTCTGTTGCCAAGGATGAAACCCATGCCAAAAAGTCAG ATGTAACTAAGGGAAAAGGCCAAACATCAGGAAAAAATAAAAGTTCAAAAGATGATAGATTGCAACAACAAACCCTTCCATCATCATCGGGTGACTACAAAATGCCCCTTGTGTGGATTGACTTGGAAATGACAG GTTTGAGTATTGAAGTTGATCGGATATTGGAGATTGCTTGTGTCATAACAGATGGTAATTTAACCAAATCAGTTgat GGTCCAGATTTGGTTATCAAACAAACAAAGGAGTGCTTGGATAATATGGGGGAATGGTGTCGTGAACATCATGGAGCTAGTG GTTTGACAGAGAGAGTTCTACGAAGCACAATAACAGAGGTGGATGCAGAAAAACAG GTTATAGACTTTGTGAAGAAGCATGTAGGTGGACATACCCCACAATTGGCTGGAAATTCTGTTTATGTGGATTTTCTGTTCTTGAAG AAATATATGCCTTCTCTGGCTGTTATCTTTCCTCACACACTAGTTGATGTTAGTAGTGTTATGGCTTTGTGCATCCGTTGGTTTCCAAAAG AGAAGAGGAGGGCACCTGCAAAGGAGAAAAGGCATAGAGCTATGGATGACATAAAGGAGAGCATAAGGGAACTAAAATACTACAAGGAAGTCATTTTCAAAGCACCAAACAGGGCCAGACAGTAA